In a genomic window of Syngnathus typhle isolate RoL2023-S1 ecotype Sweden linkage group LG4, RoL_Styp_1.0, whole genome shotgun sequence:
- the cdh16 gene encoding cadherin-17, whose protein sequence is MEQLHSLPSNYSDLAVTGDDEGIFGVDSQFLYALKPLDREKQPSYSLQVSFKVSGQRQRFTVEVCVIDKNDNVPAFIQESMRGSVQLGLLKGIPFMQVEALDRDDRNTAHAELRFRLMEQTPRIPSPQMFFIDSITGEVSLTEDGASTLDPEMCGRYKLSVMVKDMAGKSNAFFTTGIVTVEVTGNTWASPDPVRLQENLPGPYPIAISQAKWRGSQAEYSLEGEFPEMLFTISREGIIYLNAPLDRETQDQFLVSIVVERPDGREIAKPVELRVMVGDANDNRPTFPQAQYHTVVKELAARGTEILTVQAADNDDPKTDNVRIFYRLVGQIPESPRALFRVDRDSGVISVQADSMEGTAPQYTLTITAEDAKGLNSSCTVVVTVQDENNNPPVFSQHEYGPFHISEDAPVGTTVTAMLAGDADVRGGDSWQVNYRFESGNEEEVFSLLTDRLTNEVSLVLSKVVDFERESEYILVLSAQNPVALVRGRYGPSSTATVSIYVDDINEGPVLSQSHYEVTVREGEEPGRVIATIRGYDPDSHPIRYSLQGDTKKYFSIGKYSGELKTVQALDREENSTYTMEIIAVDGRNSSLSASTLVTVQILDVNDNSPVLVGDYSWKYLCTPRWEDQALVLASRDSDGPQHGGRLNFSLRSDATVRRNWKLTPINDTHTNLSLNTPYLAPEVYTVPFTISDSSSPPRSTFINLPVTVCPCNIRGNCKMPAKPLQGMPTIQSAVGTLLGTFAVIGTILVVVFVRLSYQNPKQPANASQERVPLKMSI, encoded by the exons ATGGAACAG CTTCACAGCCTTCCAAGCAATTACAGTGACCTGGCGGTAACGGGAGATGACGAAGGGATATTTGGGGTGGACTCTCAGTTTCTTTATGCTTTGAAACCACTGGACCGAGAAAAGCAGCCATCCTACTCTCTGCAG GTGTCCTTCAAAGTGTCAGGGCAGCGCCAGCGCTTCACGGTGGAAGTGTGCGTCATTGACAAGAACGACAATGTGCCCGCGTTCATACAGGAGAGCATGAGGGGCAGTGTGCAACTGGGCCTGCTCAAAG GCATCCCCTTCATGCAGGTGGAGGCGTTGGATCGTGACGACCGCAACACTGCCCACGCTGAGCTGCGTTTCCGCCTCATGGAGCAAACCCCCCGAATCCCCTCCCCTCAAATGTTCTTCATTGATTCCATCACGGGAGAGGTTTCCCTCACCGAGGACG GCGCCTCAACATTGGACCCCGAGATGTGCGGCAGATATAAACTCTCAGTGATGGTCAAGGACATGGCTGGAAAATCCAACGCTTTCTTCACCACCGGCATTGTCACCGTGGAAGTGACCGGGAATACCTGGGCGTCGCCGGATCCCGTACGCTTGCAGGAGAACCTCCCGGGCCCGTATCCCATCGCCATCTCGCAG GCGAAATGGAGGGGAAGCCAAGCAGAGTACAGTCTGGAGGGGGAGTTTCCAGAGATGCTCTTCACCATCAGTCGAGAGGGAATCATTTATCTCAACGCACCTCTGGACAGAGAAACGCAAGACCAG TTCCTCGTCAGCATTGTGGTGGAGCGCCCAGATGGACGTGAGATCGCCAAGCCGGTGGAGTTAAGAGTGATGGTGGGTGACGCCAACGACAACAGGCCCACCTTTCCGCAGGCGCAGTACCACACCGTGGTCAAGGAACTGGCTGCTCGAG ggACGGAGATCTTGACGGTTCAGGCGGCTGATAACGACGACCCCAAGACGGATAATGTACGGATCTTCTACCGCTTGGTTGGCCAAATCCCAGAGAGCCCTCGCGCGCTATTCAGAGTGGACCGGGACTCGGGCGTTATCTCGGTCCAAGCGGACAGCATGGAGGGAACGGCGCCGCAGTACACGCTCACCATCACCGCTGAGGATGCAAAAG GTCTGAACAGTTCATGTACAGTGGTGGTGACAGTGCAAGACGAAAACAACAACCCACCAGTTTTCTCTCAACACGAG TATGGACCCTTCCACATCTCGGAAGACGCTCCGGTTGGCACCACGGTGACGGCCATGCTGGCAGGCGATGCCGATGTTCGAGGAGGCGACAGCTGGCAAGTCAATTATCGTTTCGAGTCCGGAAACGAAGAGGAGGTCTTCTCCTTACTCACAGACAGGCTGACCAATGAGGTTTCACTCGTCCTGTCAAAG GTCGTTGACTTTGAGCGCGAGAGTGAGTACATCCTCGTTCTAAGTGCCCAGAACCCGGTGGCCCTGGTCCGGGGCCGCTACGGTCCTTCGTCAACGGCGACCGTCTCCATCTACGTCGACGATATAAACGAAGGTCCGGTTCTATCGCAAAGCCATTATGAGGTGACAGTCCGAGAGGGTGAAGAACCAGGGCGGGTCATCGCCACCATCCGAGGCTACGACCCCGATTCTCACCCCATCAG GTATTCTCTTCAGGGCGACACCAAGAAGTACTTCTCAATTGGCAAATACTCGGGCGAGCTGAAGACTGTGCAAGCGTTGGACCGAGAGGAAAACAGCACGTACACCATGGAGATCATTGCGGTGGACGGAC GTAACTCCTCCTTATCTGCCTCAACCTTGGTCACGGTGCAAATTTTGGATGTGAACGACAACAGTCCAGTGTTGGTGGGTGACTACTCGTGGAAGTACTTGTGTACCCCTCGCTGGGAAGACCAAGCGTTGGTGCTGGCCTCGCGGGACAGCGACGGGCCGCAGCACGGAGGAAGGCTCAACTTCTCGCTGAGGAGCGATGCCACGGTGCGGCGCAACTGGAAGCTCACGCCCATCAACG ATACTCACACCAACCtctccctgaacacaccataTCTGGCTCCCGAGGTCTACACTGTGCCCTTCACCATCTCCGACAGCAGCTCTCCTCCAAGGAGCACCTTCATAAACTTACCGG TGACAGTGTGTCCTTGCAACATCAGGGGCAACTGCAAAATGCCAGCCAAGCCGCTGCAGGGCATGCCAACCATCCAGTCTGCGGTGGGCACTTTGCTTGGCACATTTGCAGTCATAG GGACCATCCTCGTTGTTGTGTTTGTGCGACTGTCCTACCAGAACCCCAAGCAGCCCGCTAACGCAAGCCAAGAGCGAGTTCCTCTGAAAATGTCCATCTAA
- the rrad gene encoding GTP-binding protein RAD isoform X1: MTPLLKRGPFIYRSSVFQTMTLNKSDKLRRGSTPFPVNMSHLHRRSMPVDDRDLRATTVQPNGQCDELSKLLRCTSQKDQHRGSCASDSSDSVISTGSEADSQVHKVVLLGEHGVGKSSLARVFGGVEDAGHDCDEAGNSYDRCIMVDEEESSIVLYDIWEQDNSQWLKDQCMRMGDAYIIVYSVTDKSSFEKASELRIQLRRARQSEDIPIILVGNKSDLVRSREVSVDEGSACAVVFDCKFIETSASLHHNVQDLFEGIVRQIRLRKDSKEENARRMANCRRRESISKKAKRFLGRMVARNNKKMAFRQKSKSCHDLTVL, encoded by the exons ATGACACCACTACTAAAACGTGGTCCGTTTATCTACAGGTCGTCTGTATTTCAAACAATGACTTTGAACAAAAGCGACAAACTGCGGAGAGGCAGCACGCCTTTCCCCGTCAACATGAGCCACCTTCACCGGAGGAGCATGCCGGTGGACGACCGGGACCTGCGCGCCACCACTGTGCAGCCAAACGGACAATGCGACGAGCTGTCCAAGCTGCTGCGCTGCACCTCGCAGAAGGACCAGCACCGGGGAAGCTGCGCGTCCGACTCCTCGGACTCGGTTATTTCCACCGGAAGCGAAGCCGACTCGCAAGTGCATAAAGTGGTTCTCCTCGGGGAGCACGGCGTGGGCAAGTCCAGCCTGGCACGCGTCTTTGGTGGAGTTGAGGACGCCGGTCACGACTGCGATGAAGCAG GAAACAGTTATGACAGATGTATCATGGTGGATGAAGAAGAATCTTCCATTGTGCTGTATGACATCTGGGAACAG GATAACAGCCAGTGGCTAAAGGATCAGTGCATGAGGATGGGCGACGCCTACATCATCGTCTACTCCGTGACGGACAAGTCGAGCTTCGAGAAGGCGTCGGAGCTGCGAATCCAGCTACGCAGGGCCAGGCAGTCTGAAGACATTCCCATCATCCTCGTGGGCAACAAGAGTGACCTGGTCAGGTCTCGAGAAGTGTCAGTTGATG agggaAGCGCCTGCGCCGTGGTGTTTGACTGCAAGTTCATCGAGACGTCCGCCTCCCTCCACCACAACGTGCAGGACCTGTTTGAGGGCATCGTCCGGCAAATCCGCCTAAGGAAGGACAGCAAAGAGGAGAACGCGCGACGCATGGCCAACTGCAGGCGCAGAGAAAGCATCAGCAAGAAAGCCAAAAGATTTCTGGGCCGCATGGTTGCACGCAACAACAAGAAGATGGCGTTCAGGCAGAAGTCCAAATCCTGCCATGACCTCACAGTTCTTTGA
- the rrad gene encoding GTP-binding protein RAD isoform X2: MTLNKSDKLRRGSTPFPVNMSHLHRRSMPVDDRDLRATTVQPNGQCDELSKLLRCTSQKDQHRGSCASDSSDSVISTGSEADSQVHKVVLLGEHGVGKSSLARVFGGVEDAGHDCDEAGNSYDRCIMVDEEESSIVLYDIWEQDNSQWLKDQCMRMGDAYIIVYSVTDKSSFEKASELRIQLRRARQSEDIPIILVGNKSDLVRSREVSVDEGSACAVVFDCKFIETSASLHHNVQDLFEGIVRQIRLRKDSKEENARRMANCRRRESISKKAKRFLGRMVARNNKKMAFRQKSKSCHDLTVL; this comes from the exons ATGACTTTGAACAAAAGCGACAAACTGCGGAGAGGCAGCACGCCTTTCCCCGTCAACATGAGCCACCTTCACCGGAGGAGCATGCCGGTGGACGACCGGGACCTGCGCGCCACCACTGTGCAGCCAAACGGACAATGCGACGAGCTGTCCAAGCTGCTGCGCTGCACCTCGCAGAAGGACCAGCACCGGGGAAGCTGCGCGTCCGACTCCTCGGACTCGGTTATTTCCACCGGAAGCGAAGCCGACTCGCAAGTGCATAAAGTGGTTCTCCTCGGGGAGCACGGCGTGGGCAAGTCCAGCCTGGCACGCGTCTTTGGTGGAGTTGAGGACGCCGGTCACGACTGCGATGAAGCAG GAAACAGTTATGACAGATGTATCATGGTGGATGAAGAAGAATCTTCCATTGTGCTGTATGACATCTGGGAACAG GATAACAGCCAGTGGCTAAAGGATCAGTGCATGAGGATGGGCGACGCCTACATCATCGTCTACTCCGTGACGGACAAGTCGAGCTTCGAGAAGGCGTCGGAGCTGCGAATCCAGCTACGCAGGGCCAGGCAGTCTGAAGACATTCCCATCATCCTCGTGGGCAACAAGAGTGACCTGGTCAGGTCTCGAGAAGTGTCAGTTGATG agggaAGCGCCTGCGCCGTGGTGTTTGACTGCAAGTTCATCGAGACGTCCGCCTCCCTCCACCACAACGTGCAGGACCTGTTTGAGGGCATCGTCCGGCAAATCCGCCTAAGGAAGGACAGCAAAGAGGAGAACGCGCGACGCATGGCCAACTGCAGGCGCAGAGAAAGCATCAGCAAGAAAGCCAAAAGATTTCTGGGCCGCATGGTTGCACGCAACAACAAGAAGATGGCGTTCAGGCAGAAGTCCAAATCCTGCCATGACCTCACAGTTCTTTGA